A single Branchiostoma floridae strain S238N-H82 chromosome 11, Bfl_VNyyK, whole genome shotgun sequence DNA region contains:
- the LOC118426012 gene encoding ran-specific GTPase-activating protein-like: MADEKHDEVTPSSPDIHFEPIVKLQAVEIKTLEEEEEVLFTMRAKLFRYASEADPAEWKERGVGDVKILQHKTDKGKIRVLMRRDKTLKICANHYITPYMELKPNCGSDRAWVWSVTADFADEEPKAELLAIRFANAENASKFKNKFDEAKELVRERLETKGEEKADSGTESGKDEEESDEVAEKLGELTVSDDKKSGEEKAETEGTEKEEKKTEETKKEEAGDEKKE; this comes from the exons CATGATGAGGTGACCCCCTCCAGCCCAGACATCCACTTTGAGCCCATCGTGAAGCTACAAGCTGTGGAGATTAAGACAttggaagaggaggaggaagtgCTCTTCACAAT GAGAGCAAAACTGTTCAGATACGCGTCGGAAGCAGATCCCGCAGAATGGAAGGAGAGAGGGGTCGGAGACGTCAAGATTCTACAGCACAAAACAGACAAGGGAAAGATCAGAGTCCTCATGAGGAGAGACAAAACTCTCAAGATCTGTGCCAACCACTACA TCACACCCTACATGGAGCTCAAGCCCAACTGCGGGAGTGACCGTGCATGGGTATGGAGCGTGACGGCAGACTTCGCAGACGAGGAACCTAAGGCAGAGTTGTTAGCCATCAGATTCGCTAATGCAGAAA ATGCATCCAAGTTTAAGAACAAATTTGATGAAGCTAAAGAACTGGTGAGAGAGAGACTTGAAACAAAAG GAGAGGAAAAGGCAGACAGTGGTACAGAGTCAGGAAAAGATGAGGAGGAATCTGACGAGGTTGCTGAGAAGCTCGGAGAACTCACCGTCTCTGACGACAAGAAATCTGGAGAGGAGAAAGCGGAGACAGAAGGaacagagaaagaagaaaagaaaacagaagaaacaaagaaagaagagGCCGGGGACGAAAAGAAGGAATGA